A window of Anaerosoma tenue contains these coding sequences:
- a CDS encoding PadR family transcriptional regulator, with amino-acid sequence MTETGDSAVRKFQKELNAGTVALVLLSVLNRSEEPLYGYQIAKRLEEAEADGIAIKQGTLYPVLRSLEGQGLLSSRVEPSVSGPPRKYYSITGEGVAVLDAWSDAWHKTRDFVDRTLQGGRS; translated from the coding sequence GTGACCGAGACAGGAGACTCGGCTGTCCGCAAGTTCCAGAAGGAGCTCAATGCGGGGACCGTCGCGCTCGTGCTGCTCTCGGTCCTCAACCGCTCGGAGGAGCCGCTCTACGGCTACCAGATCGCCAAGAGGCTTGAGGAGGCCGAGGCTGACGGCATCGCGATCAAGCAGGGGACGCTCTACCCGGTCCTCCGGTCGCTGGAAGGCCAGGGCCTGCTTTCGAGCCGGGTCGAGCCATCGGTGAGCGGGCCTCCCCGCAAGTACTACTCGATAACCGGCGAAGGCGTGGCGGTGCTCGATGCCTGGTCGGATGCATGGCACAAGACGCGTGACTTCGTGGACAGGACACTGCAAGGGGGTCGGAGCTGA